The Eremothecium gossypii ATCC 10895 chromosome IV, complete sequence genome contains a region encoding:
- the JEM1 gene encoding Jem1p (Syntenic homolog of Saccharomyces cerevisiae YJL073W (JEM1)), whose product MRKSVLFFLLPFYVHCEKVECDLQEASALMQSLAIDKSSLSSYHSIIPMVEQCKGPSWDRMKNEVYYKSGLIHLSVGQELKAMESFEKVIASGEPSFKMLSEERLHELYKKMALWSHIEDDDNDKLAYYALLDNITQADGDEVYQALESISPLDYQLRVNHTDVLLEELADSLDLNTAQRVVENYMLLADKYATSISLTDRLELQYRVSVVQWFVLNSPPVASLKKCLSLDMDYKPCTDLMKLWNKWNKNVKVSASALTDAQEYFGIQNQNWDNIINLMVKDQKPLIKLEAPFTNNYALFQKVAEKHVLELLNNRPLSNSPAQRKYTKLPDPTEFQTSLDVLLCLAFDMKSSSKNANKFCDRALKQVLTPKEHSLISNYLTKVNSPDGIPELLKTAYETYPHLAFHLVKRVAAKLVGLERKGANADVSQHWNILSSFIGNHKKVAETGRNKFTAQLFKHINRAIGRQRQKQEQDQQQFFERQYQQQFFRQQQQQQQQQQPHQPPSTKKNYYKILGIGNDANAKDIRRAYLHLTKKYHPDKQGNMSDAERAKVEEKMSSINEAYEVLSDESKRKEYDMLRSGGGSQHAGGNGQQFYRNSGPMFNFKKGFKPF is encoded by the coding sequence ATGCGCAAATCAGTGCTCTTCTTTCTACTGCCCTTTTATGTGCATTGTGAGAAAGTGGAATGTGACCTccaggaggcctcagccTTGATGCAGTCCCTGGCTATCGATAAATCGTCCTTGAGCTCATACCATAGCATCATTCCCATGGTGGAGCAATGCAAGGGTCCTTCTTGGGACAGGATGAAAAACGAGGTATATTATAAGTCGGGGTTGATACATTTATCCGTGGGTCAGGAACTCAAGGCAATGGAATCATTTGAAAAGGTCATTGCCAGTGGTGAACCGTCCTTCAAAATGCTGAGCGAGGAACGCCTGCATGAACTGTATAAGAAAATGGCGCTTTGGAGCCATATCGAGGATGATGACAATGATAAGCTAGCGTACTATGCGCTTCTTGATAATATTACGCAAGCCGACGGGGATGAAGTATACCAGGCCCTGGAATCTATTTCTCCGCTCGACTACCAACTGCGGGTTAACCACACGGATGTACTCTTAGAAGAGTTGGCAGATTCGCTGGATTTGAATACTGCGCAGCGAGTGGTTGAGAACTACATGCTGCTAGCAGATAAATATGCCACGAGCATATCTCTAACTGATAGACTGGAGCTACAATACCGTGTAAGCGTTGTGCAGTGGTTCGTGCTTAACTCACCACCAGTCGCTTCATTAAAGAAATGTCTCAGCCTTGATATGGACTATAAGCCCTGCACAGATCTCATGAAACTATGGAACAAATGGAACAAAAATGTTAAGGTATCAGCCAGTGCGCTGACAGATGCACAAGAGTACTTTGGCATTCAAAATCAGAACTGGGATAACATAATTAATTTAATGGTAAAGGATCAGAAACCACTCATAAAGTTGGAGGCCCCTTTTACAAACAATTACGCACTATTCCAGAAGGTCGCGGAAAAGCATGTGTTGGAACTGTTAAATAATCGCCCGCTTTCTAATTCACCCGCACAGCGCAAGTACACGAAGCTTCCTGATCCAACTGAATTCCAAACGTCGCTGGATGTGCTTCTATGTCTGGCGTTCGACATGAAATCCTCGAGTAAAAATGCTAATAAGTTCTGCGATCGGGCATTAAAACAGGTTCTTACGCCAAAGGAGCACTCCCTAATCTCCAATTATCTCACGAAGGTTAACTCTCCGGATGGGATTCCCGAGCTCCTCAAAACTGCATATGAAACTTATCCACACTTGGCTTTCCATCTGGTAAAGCGGGTCGCTGCTAAGCTTGTCGGTCTAGAACGTAAAGGCGCCAACGCTGATGTTTCTCAACACTGGAACATTTTGAGCAGCTTTATTGGTAACCACAAGAAAGTTGCAGAAACAGGGCGTAATAAATTTACCGCGCAACTGtttaagcatatcaatagAGCTATCGGGCGGCAGAGGCAAAAGCAGGAACAAGATCAACAGCAATTCTTTGAACGGCAGTATCAACAGCAGTTCTTCAGgcaacagcagcaacagcagcaacagcagcaacCTCACCAGCCGCCTAGCACAAAGAAGAACTATTATAAGATATTGGGTATCGGTAATGATGCTAATGCGAAAGATATCAGAAGGGCGTATCTGCACTTGACAAAAAAATATCACCCTGACAAACAGGGCAATATGTCTGATGCTGAAAGAGCGAAGGTGGAGGAAAAGATGTCGTCTATTAACGAGGCCTACGAGGTTTTGAGTGACGAGTCTAAACGCAAAGAATACGACATGTTACGTTCTGGTGGAGGTAGCCAGCACGCTGGTGGCAATGGCCAGCAGTTCTATCGCAACTCCGGGCCGATGTTCAATTTTAAAAAGGGCTTTAAACCTTTCTAG
- the APE3 gene encoding aminopeptidase Y (Syntenic homolog of Saccharomyces cerevisiae YBR286W (APE3)), whose product MKYFKLVLTAGACAQAFLVPERWADAMAEAIAPVARNPLLFNEEPKLVPDLFRQDKPLVSSEKLQEMITVGQLNSSAWELYRIATMSTPEYGHPTRVIGSAGHNGTVEYILEELGKLGDYYDVSVQNFGALVGELRSYNLTYMNDTEVPWSNVLHYSPSVELFQGKLLHVPNLGCDEDDYRALVVGANEIALIERGECEFRRKSILAGTFGFKAAIIYNNDPEEGGISGTLGNPDEHMISTFGVSYDVGNSLVAAISLDPTFSLNAMVDSTVKEITTQNVIADTKGGDPENIVSLGAHSDSVFAGPGINDDGSGTISLLTVAKHLANFSVKNKVRFAWWSAEEEGLLGSEYYVSQLSPEENQKIRLFMDYDMMASPNYEYEVYDANNRENPAGSEELKNLYIDYYTSHGLNYTLVPFDGRSDYVAFIQNGIPGGGVATGAEKINALNNDPFDKCYHQLCDDTGNLNFEAFMVNTKLIAHAVATYGASLEDYPLRSTDGLMTLAATTQSPRFHYKGNSLIY is encoded by the coding sequence ATGAAGTACTTCAAGCTAGTTTTGACAGCGGGGGCCTGCGCGCAGGCTTTTTTGGTTCCCGAGCGGTGGGCGGACGCCATGGCGGAGGCCATCGCACCCGTGGCACGCAACCCGCTTCTATTCAACGAGGAGCCCAAGTTGGTGCCGGATCTCTTTCGCCAGGACAAGCCGTTAGTGTCGTCGGAGAAGTTGCAGGAGATGATCACGGTTGGGCAGTTGAACTCGAGTGCATGGGAGCTCTACCGGATAGCGACGATGTCGACGCCGGAGTACGGGCATCCCACGCGGGTGATCGGCTCGGCGGGCCACAACGGGACGGTGGAGTACATCTTGGAGGAGCTTGGCAAGTTGGGCGACTATTACGACGTGAGCGTGCAGAACTTCGGTGCGCTCGTGGGTGAGCTACGGTCGTACAACTTGACGTACATGAACGACACGGAAGTGCCCTGGTCGAACGTACTACACTACTCTCCGTCGGTGGAACTCTTCCAGGGAAAGCTACTGCATGTGCCGAACCTAGGGTGTGACGAGGACGACTACCGGGCCTTGGTTGTGGGCGCAAACGAGATTGCATTGATCGAGCGTGGTGAGTGTGAATTCCGCAGGAAGAGTATTCTTGCCGGGACTTTCGGGTTTAAGGCTGCGATTATCTACAATAACGATCCGGAGGAGGGCGGTATCTCCGGGACACTAGGCAACCCTGACGAACACATGATCTCCACCTTCGGCGTTTCCTATGATGTGGGTAACAGTCTTGTGGCAGCGATCAGCCTGGACCCTACGTTTTCCCTAAATGCCATGGTAGACTCTACCGTAAAAGAAATTACTACCCAGAACGTCATTGCAGACACCAAGGGCGGCGACCCAGAGAACATTGTCAGCTTGGGTGCACACTCCGACTCTGTTTTTGCAGGGCCGGGCATCAACGACGACGGCTCTGGCACCATTTCGTTGCTAACCGTAGCGAAGCACTTGGCGAACTTCAGCGTTAAGAACAAAGTCCGTTTTGCATGGTGGTCAGCCGAGGAAGAGGGCCTTCTAGGGTCTGAATACTATGTCAGCCAGCTATCGCCTGAGGAAAATCAGAAGATCAGATTGTTCATGGACTACGATATGATGGCGTCTCCAAACTATGAGTACGAGGTGTACGATGCGAACAACAGGGAGAATCCAGCTGGGTCTGAGGAACTAAAGAACTTGTATATTGACTATTATACTTCCCACGGCTTGAACTATACTTTAGTTCCATTTGATGGTAGATCCGATTATGTCGCCTTCATCCAAAATGGTATCCCTGGCGGCGGGGTTGCCACGGGTGCTGAGAAGATCAATGCACTCAATAACGATCCATTTGACAAGTGCTACCACCAACTATGCGATGACACGGGTAACTTGAACTTCGAGGCATTCATGGTCAACACTAAGCTAATTGCGCATGCAGTTGCCACTTACGGAGCATCACTAGAGGACTATCCATTGAGAAGCACGGATGGTCTGATGACCCTGGCTGCAACTACCCAGTCGCCACGGTTCCACTACAAGGGTAACAGTTTGATTTACTAA
- the STV1 gene encoding H(+)-transporting V0 sector ATPase subunit a (Syntenic homolog of Saccharomyces cerevisiae YMR054W (STV1)) translates to MFLSMRAEEAMFRSADMTYIELYIPLEIAREVVCVLGNLGSVMLKDMNKDLSTFQRGYVNQVRRFDEVERQVGYMEGVVRRHKNETWRYLYRHLQREEQQEYPGREHPTLAQLIGSMHTHSIDSVDEVAEEIMQFEGRVRQLDQSLVAMRERLSKLVHERRVMFTCEHFLEVNPGIGERLPTRPAGFEADEFELTRVGEEDEETASQLSFDISDDAETQLPGDMRTLLEPVYRHQYLLTGSIERAKVEALNKILWRLLRGNVFFQNFPVSVSPVEEDDTDLETDCFIVFTHGEVLLSKAKKVIESLNGTIYPFMQDGATVQELNDKIADLKQICSTTEQTLHTELFLVANQLPMWNAIIKREKYIYSALNLFRQESQGLVAEGWLPTYDLPGVQAALKDYGESVGSANSAVLNVISTTRTPPTFHRTNKFTQAFQSIVDAYGIATYKEVNPGLATIVTFPFMFAVMFGDAGHGALMLIAALYLVLNEKKLGAMKRGEIFDMAYTGRYVILLMGIFSIYTGIMYNDIFSKSMHLFSTGWKWPSNFQEGEMIEAQKVGVYPFGLDYAWHGSDNSLLFTNSYKMKLSILLGFIHMSYSYIFSYLNYHYKGSRIDIVGNFIPGLIFMQSIFGYLSWAIIYKWSKDWIKDELPAPGLLNMLINMFLSPGVVDEKLYTGQSFLQVILLLAALVCVPWLLLYKPLMLKRQNDIALSKGFRSLRDQRVHEILLEAQENAGEDMLVADYENEDESSEEFNFGDVMIHQVIHTIEFCLNCISHTASYLRLWALSLAHAQLSTVLWSMTIQNSFSDSNPGSFFSVTKVVVLFAMWFVLTVCILVLMEGTSAMLHSLRLHWVEAMSKFFEGEGYAYEPFSFKAINSDDE, encoded by the coding sequence ATGTTCCTATCAATGCGGGCCGAGGAGGCCATGTTTCGATCTGCGGATATGACCTATATCGAGTTGTACATTCCGCTAGAGATAGCGCGCGAGGTTGTTTGTGTATTAGGTAACCTGGGGAGCGTAATGTTAAAGGACATGAACAAAGACCTAAGCACGTTCCAGCGCGGGTACGTTAACCAGGTGCGGAGGTTCGATGAGGTCGAGCGGCAGGTGGGGTACATGGAGGGTGTGGTACGGAGGCACAAGAACGAGACATGGCGGTACCTGTATCGACATCTACAGCGGGAAGAGCAGCAGGAGTATCCCGGCCGGGAGCACCCCACGCTTGCGCAGCTGATCGGTTCAATGCACACACACTCGATTGATTCGGTGGACGAGGTTGCGGAGGAAATCATGCAGTTCGAGGGGCGCGTGAGGCAGCTCGACCAGAGTCTTGTAGCGATGCGCGAGCGACTGTCGAAGCTTGTGCATGAGCGACGTGTGATGTTCACTTGCGAACACTTTCTCGAAGTGAACCCCGGGATCGGGGAGCGATTGCCCACACGCCCCGCGGGGTTCGAAGCTGATGAGTTTGAACTCACGCGTGTCGgggaggaggacgaggagaCGGCAAGCCAGCTGTCTTTTGATATTTCGGATGACGCAGAGACACAGCTGCCCGGGGACATGCGCACGTTACTCGAACCGGTGTACCGGCATCAGTACCTACTTACAGGCTCAATTGAGCGTGCTAAGGTAGAGGCGCTCAACAAGATCTTGTGGCGCCTTCTCCGTGGGAATGTTTTCTTCCAGAATTTCCCTGTCTCAGTGTCACCGGTGGAAGAAGATGATACCGATCTCGAGACTGACTGCTTTATCGTCTTTACGCATGGCGAAGTCTTGCTAAGCAAGGCGAAGAAAGTGATAGAATCCCTAAATGGCACAATATATCCGTTTATGCAAGACGGGGCGACAGTGCAGGAGTTGAACGACAAGATAGCGGACCTTAAGCAGATATGTTCTACGACAGAACAGACACTACATACGGAACTTTTTCTTGTTGCCAACCAATTGCCCATGTGGAATGCCATTATTAAGCGTGAAAAGTACATCTACTCTGCCTTGAATTTATTTAGGCAGGAGTCACAGGGCCTCGTTGCAGAGGGATGGCTTCCCACGTACGATCTACCAGGAGTTCAGGCGGCACTAAAGGACTATGGGGAGAGCGTAGGATCCGCAAATTCGGCCGTTTTGAATGTAATTTCGACAACGAGGACACCGCCAACTTTCCACAGGACTAACAAGTTTACGCAGGCATTCCAGTCCATTGTTGATGCCTATGGTATTGCAACATATAAAGAAGTGAACCCCGGGTTGGCAACTATCGTCACATTTCCCTTTATGTTTGCCGTTATGTTTGGCGATGCCGGACACGGTGCATTGATGCTCATAGCCGCGCTCTATTTGGTGTTAAATGAAAAGAAGTTGGGAGCAATGAAACGAGGTGAGATTTTCGACATGGCATACACTGGAAGATATGTTATTCTACTGATGGGAATCTTTTCTATCTATACCGGTATAATGTACAATGATATTTTTTCCAAGTCCATGCATTTGTTTTCCACTGGCTGGAAATGGCCTTCAAACTTTCAAGAGGGCGAGATGATTGAGGCTCAAAAAGTTGGTGTTTACCCATTTGGATTGGACTATGCCTGGCACGGTTCGGACAATAGTTTGTTATTCACCAATTCATATAAAATGAAGTTATCAATCCTTCTAGGCTTTATCCACATGTCGTATTCATATATTTTCTCATATCTCAACTACCACTATAAAGGTTCGAGGATCGATATTGTCGGCAACTTCATTCCTGGATTAATATTTATGCAATCAATATTTGGGTACCTATCGTGGGCAATTATTTACAAGTGGTCAAAAGATTGGATTAAAGATGAGCTGCCTGCGCCTGGTTTATTAAACATGTTGATTAACATGTTTTTATCTCCCGGAGTTGTCGATGAAAAACTATATACAGGCCAGAGCTTTCTTCAAGTTATCCTTTTGCTAGCTGCTCTAGTTTGTGTTCCGTGGCTACTACTTTACAAACCGTTGATGTTGAAGCGCCAGAACGATATAGCTCTCAGCAAAGGATTCAGAAGCCTCAGAGACCAACGGGTGCATGAGATTCTTCTGGAAGCACAGGAAAACGCAGGCGAAGATATGCTGGTTGCAGATTATGAAAATGAAGATGAATCGTCGGAGGAGTTCAACTTTGGTGACGTTATGATACATCAGGTTATCCACACCATTGAATTTTGTTTGAATTGTATATCTCATACTGCATCGTATCTCAGATTGTGGGCCTTATCTCTTGCGCATGCTCAACTCTCGACTGTGTTGTGGTCTATGACCATTCAGAATTCGTTCTCCGACTCCAACCCTGGTTCATTTTTCTCTGTCACCAAGGTGGTGGTTTTGTTTGCCATGTGGTTTGTGTTGACTGTTTGCATTTTAGTCTTAATGGAAGGAACGTCGGCTATGTTGCACTCGTTAAGATTGCATTGGGTGGAAGCGATGTCCAAATTCTTCGAGGGCGAAGGCTATGCTTACGAACCATTTTCCTTCAAGGCTATCAACAGCGATGATGAATAG
- the STB2 gene encoding Stb2p (Syntenic homolog of Saccharomyces cerevisiae YKL072W (STB6) and YMR053C (STB2)): MDIAQHNSRGSRKVVNDGEAETHGGWIKYVVPDFRAVFRSQSALEDCSYQEVALGGYELYVVEQWVYERQATTVVVTYTGNAQDVLHGVDLRVPKDEGAWPELLRQWWRQVAAYSTQQEPGEGRQVIITNISQVPSTLNLLHVEGGDLRSVWPRYQVNFNLKRLGCAGRSALLCAEPLPASLDKFLQLYKISMRDFEQAKRSVVQLVQLIQLILGYFGVLGREFQDGILCQRTEAALEEWWAVYGTTYLAVERPRKESVLGPLSVSAVVSLLLACYFKLVVADVSSLKDPLDESSMFSAVYAFQRRHGLEKTACLDLRTVSKLFEVTSKTFNTDIFKFKRVVKSTVQDIAGKGNPIHLSSDILTTDLEKLVSRLRCGASLRAFWSGKGLPQGTLWNDFTTAKYEYGSRVSETTVRGVNTTQEDELIHSDSESPTDSNPYNLETSESPHAGSTYTYHSAEVIDRALYRAELYRRSSSPDLGIPKTPQPPSNRPRSASMSLVEDVFNEWSMPFEPAVVRLARDTLKVEALAAQKQPYDEDLAAVLEKRIDDLTAAVERVRNKATDMRSEKTLLASKNGHLLKEMKELESLAAKFTYDVQVLDIRMRDIDEGIGQFGLRLQKIEEQLSARYSYHLAKTEQLDTDEDLAQAARLVLDRQKPRYKSVVMAMVAWFAPLVSGDWNPFLRLLPRFKAN, translated from the coding sequence ATGGATATTGCCCAGCATAACTCTCGAGGTTCACGCAAAGTGGTGAACGATGGTGAGGCCGAAACACATGGCGGATGGATAAAGTACGTTGTGCCGGACTTCCGGGCGGTTTTCAGGTCGCAGAGCGCTTTGGAGGATTGTTCGTACCAGGAGGTGGCACTTGGTGGGTACGAGCTGTATGTTGTGGAACAGTGGGTATACGAGAGGCAGGCGACGACAGTGGTGGTGACCTATACTGGCAATGCGCAAGATGTACTGCACGGTGTCGATTTGCGGGTGCCAAAAGACGAGGGGGCATGGccggagctgctgcgacaGTGGTGGCGGCAGGTGGCAGCATATAGCACGCAGCAAGAGCCAGGCGAGGGGCGGCAGGTGATCATCACGAATATTTCGCAGGTGCCGTCCACGCTGAACCTTCTGCATGTGGAAGGGGGGGACCTGCGATCAGTGTGGCCCAGGTACCAAGTCAACTTCAACCTAAAGAGACTTGGGTGTGCCGGGCGGTCTGCACTACTGTGCGCTGAACCCCTACCGGCGTCACTGGACAAGTTTCTACAGCTCTACAAGATATCGATGCGGGACTTCGAGCAGGCGAAACGCAGCGTTGTGCAGTTAGTGCAGCTCATCCAACTGATACTCGGCTACTTTGGTGTCCTCGGGCGCGAGTTCCAGGACGGCATATTGTGCCAGCGCACTGAGGCGGCGCTGGAAGAGTGGTGGGCGGTGTATGGAACGACGTACCTGGCGGTGGAACGCCCGCGCAAGGAGAGTGTGCTCGGGCCCCTGTCCGTCTCAGCGGTGGTCAGTCTTCTGCTGGCCTGCTATTTCAAACTGGTTGTTGCAGACGTGAGTTCGTTGAAGGATCCGTTAGATGAAAGCTCAATGTTCTCAGCTGTGTACGCCTTCCAACGGCGTCACGGGCTCGAGAAAACTGCATGCCTCGACCTTCGGACGGTCAGTAAGCTTTTTGAGGTTACGTCCAAGACATTTAATACTGATATCTTCAAATTCAAAAGGGTAGTGAAGTCAACGGTGCAGGATATCGCAGGTAAGGGGAATCCAATTCATCTTTCCAGTGATATATTGACGACAGACCTTGAGAAACTTGTGTCACGTCTGCGATGTGGTGCTTCTCTCAGGGCATTTTGGAGTGGGAAAGGGCTACCCCAAGGTACCTTATGGAATGACTTTACAACAGCCAAATACGAGTATGGCTCTCGGGTATCTGAAACAACCGTGCGGGGGGTGAATACGACCCAGGAAGATGAATTGATACACTCGGATTCCGAGTCTCCGACCGACTCTAATCCGTATAATCTGGAGACATCTGAGAGCCCCCATGCGGGTAGCACGTACACGTACCACTCTGCTGAAGTTATTGACCGCGCCCTTTACCGAGCCGAGCTGTATAGGCGGTCTTCCTCCCCGGACCTGGGAATCCCCAAGACTCCACAGCCCCCGTCAAACCGTCCCCGCTCTGCGAGCATGTCCCTAGTGGAAGATGTCTTCAATGAATGGAGCATGCCTTTTGAGCCTGCTGTAGTCCGCCTCGCGCGCGATACGTTGAAGGTTgaggcgctggccgcgcAAAAGCAGCCCTACGATGAAGACTTGGCTGCTGTTCTCGAAAAGCGTATTGACGATCTCACAGCAGCTGTTGAGCGTGTTCGCAATAAAGCAACAGACATGCGCAGTGAGAAAACCCTATTGGCATCGAAAAATGGACACCTACTGAAGGAAATGAAGGAATTGGAATCGCTAGCAGCAAAGTTTACCTACGATGTGCAAGTACTTGACATAAGAATGCGTGATATTGACGAGGGTATCGGTCAATTTGGTCTGCGCTTACAGAAAATTGAAGAACAGCTCAGCGCTAGATACTCCTATCACCTGGCAAAGACAGAACAGCTTGACACAGACGAAGATCTGGCTCAGGCTGCGCGACTGGTGTTAGATCGTCAGAAGCCCAGGTATAAAAGTGTGGTTATGGCTATGGTGGCGTGGTTCGCGCCACTGGTGTCAGGGGACTGGAACCCCTTCCTTCGGTTACTACCACGCTTCAAAGCAAACTAG
- the FAR3 gene encoding Far3p (Syntenic homolog of Saccharomyces cerevisiae YMR052W (FAR3)), translating to METFSDSFDYILQLTKTLSSQCWNNRQETLKLEQLLKRLAKQTHISYEQFTNEPSAEASKIYDENAQLTEEERLVQENYQLVYQIEQQEYLNTRFWILIGQINELIVSIRNFIVEQRSIRPKAEAEFIERNVTECEEKLVTNQMRLLQAEENSTEAIAALLKELVQVCSEVNWSNVPRDSRSFQRLLQNMEKVQKVHNITLIPDI from the coding sequence ATGGAAACATTCAGCGATAGTTTTGACTACATCCTGCAACTGACCAAGACACTCAGTTCACAATGCTGGAACAATCGGCAGGAAACACTGAAATTAGAGCAATTGCTCAAGCGTCTGGCGAAGCAGACGCATATATCATATGAACAATTTACCAATGAGCCGAGCGCTGAGGCGAGCAAGATATATGACGAGAATGCTCAGTTAACGGAGGAAGAGCGGCTTGTACAGGAGAACTACCAGCTTGTATACCAGATCGAGCAGCAGGAATACCTGAATACCAGATTCTGGATTTTAATTGGCCAGATTAACGAGTTAATTGTGTCGATTCGCAACTTCATTGTGGAGCAGAGGTCGATACGACCGAAAGCAGAGGCAGAGTTCATAGAGCGGAACGTGACCGAATGCGAGGAGAAGCTAGTCACTAACCAAATGCGCTTATTGCAGGCTGAGGAAAACTCGACCGAGGCCATAGCTGCTCTGCTGAAGGAGCTTGTTCAAGTTTGCAGCGAGGTCAACTGGAGCAATGTGCCGCGCGATAGTAGAAGCTTTCAACGACTACTACAGAATATGGAAAAGGTACAAAAGGTACATAATATCACATTAATCCCTGATATATAG